In Peromyscus maniculatus bairdii isolate BWxNUB_F1_BW_parent chromosome 9, HU_Pman_BW_mat_3.1, whole genome shotgun sequence, one genomic interval encodes:
- the Zswim8 gene encoding zinc finger SWIM domain-containing protein 8 isoform X7, translated as MELMFAEWEDGERFSFEDSDRFEEDSLCSFISEAESLCQNWRGWRKQSAGPNSPTGGGGGGGSGGTRMRDGLVIPLVELSAKQVAFHIPFEVVEKVYPPVPEQLQLRIAFWSFPENEEDIRLYSCLANGSADEFQRGDQLFRMRAVKDPLQIGFHLSATVVPPQMVPPKGAYNVAVMFDRCRVTSCSCTCGAGAKWCTHVVALCLFRIHNASAVCLRAPVSESLSRLQRDQLQKFAQYLISELPQQILPTAQRLLDELLSSQSTAINTVCGAPDPTAGPSASEQSTWYLDESTLTDNIKKTLHKFCGPSPVVFSDVNSMYLSSTEPPAAAEWACLLRPLRGREPEGVWNLLSIVREMFKRRDSNAAPLLEILTDQCLTYEQITGWWYSVRTSASHSSASGHTGRSNGQSEVAAHACASMCDEMVTLWRLAVLDPALSPQRRRELCAQLRQWQLKVIENVKRGQHKKTLERLFPGFRPAVEACYFNWEEAYPLPGVTYSGTDRKLALCWARALPARSGGSRSGGLEESRPRPLPTEPAVRPKEPGAKRKGLGEGVSSQRGPRRLSAEGGDKALHKMGAGGGKAKVLGATGSGGKSSSGSGGKRRLSSEDSSLEPDLAEMSLDDSSLALGAEASTFGGFPESPPPCPSVGSRGPSTFLPEPPDTYEEDAGVYFSEGPEPPTASAGRPSLLPGEVCARDDLPSTDDSGSGLHKTTEAAPAIGEEEDDYQAYYLNAQDGAGGEEEKAEGGAGEEHDLFAGLKPLEQESRMEVLFACAEALHAHGYSSEASRLTVELAQDLLANPPDLKVEPPPAKGKKNKVSTSRQTWVATNTLTKAAFLLTVLSERPEHHNLAFRVGMFALELQRPPASTKALEVKLAYQESEVAALLKKIPLGPSEMSTMRCRAEELREGTLCDYRPVLPLMLASFIFDVLCAPVVSPTGSRPPSRNWNNEMPGDEELGFEAAVAALGMKTTVSEAEHPLLCEGTRREKGDLALALMITYKDDQAKLKKILDKLLDRESQTHKPQTLSSFYSSSRPATANQRSPSKHGAPAAPGALQPLTSGSAGPAQAGNVTGAGPGPTEGFTEKSVPESSPHSPCEGLPPEAALTPRPEGKVPSRLALGSRGGYNGRGWGSPGRPKKKHTGMASIDSSAPETTSDSSPTLSRRPLRGGWAPTSWGRGQDSDSISSSSSDSLGSSSSSGSRRASASGGARAKTVEVGRCYKGRRPESHAPHVPNQPSEAAAHFYFELAKTVLIKAGGNSSTSIFTHPSSSGGHQGPHRNLHLCAFEIGLYALGLHNFVSPNWLSRTYSSHVSWITGQAMEIGSAALTILVECWDGHLTPPEVASLADRASRARDSNMVRAAAELALSCLPHAHALNPNEIQRALVQCKEQDNLMLEKACMAVEEAAKGGGVYPEVLFEVAHQWFWLYEQTAGGSSTAREGAASCSGSGMRAAGEAGRGLPEGRGAPGTEPVTVAAAAVTAAATVVPVISVGSSLYPGPGLGHGHSPGLHPYTALQPHLPCSPQYLTHPAHPAHPMPHMPRPAVFPVPSSAYPQGVHPAFLGAQYPYSVTPPSLAATAVTFPVPSMAPITVHPYHTEPGLPLPTSVACEFLGQGAVSSVHPASTFPAIQGASLPALTTQPSPLVSGGFPPPEEETHSQPVSPHSLHHLHAAYRVGMLALEMLGRRAHNDHPNNFSRSPPYTDDVKWLLGLAAKLGDRHGDAAAAEPHSCPQPSSSPGLPPAGAALSAGIHAVHPSPLNSSDPCRLRRLCECDPQCPQRLLPDPHGHDAVQRHPAEPQAQQTDQGAVAAGLSRDNHLLPLSLAPLGPYVGTQACGYGGPSHRGSDSWLDRSSPLNSLVAQTGSCSWAVAWGQDVSDLRSLGLGETALSGRGRWVASGIYLAFINI; from the exons ATGGAGCTGATGTTCGCGGAGTGGGAGGACGGCGAGCGCTTCTCGTTCGAGGATTCCGACCGCTTTGAGGAGGATTCACTCTGTTCGTTCATCTCCGAGGCCGAGAGCCTTTGCCAGAACTGGCGAGGATGGCGCAAACAGTCAGCGGGGCCCAATTCCCCCACTGGAGGCGGTGGCGGAGGTGGCAGTGGCGGTACCAGAATGCGAG ATGGATTGGTAATCCCATTGGTGGAGTTGTCAGCAAAGCAGGTGGCATTTCACATCCCATTTGAAGTGGTGGAAAAAGTTTATCCGCCAGTGCCTGAACAACTCCAACTCCGGATTGCTTTTTGGAGCTTCCCTGAAAATGAAGAGGACATTCG TCTGTATTCATGCCTAGCCAATGGCAGTGCGGATGAGTTCCAGCGAGGGGATCAGCTGTTCCGCATGAGGGCTGTGAAAGATCCACTGCAGATAG GGTTCCATCTGAGTGCTACAGTGGTGCCACCGCAGATGGTCCCCCCCAAAGGGGCCTACAATGTGGCTGTGATGTTTGACCGCTGCCGGGTCACCTCCTGTAGCTGTACCTGTGGCGCTGGGGCCAAATGGTGCACCCATGTCGTGGCCCTCTGTCTCTTCCGCATTCACAAC gCTTCTGCAGTCTGTCTGCGGGCTCCAGTCTCAGAGTCCCTGTCTCGGCTACAAAGGGACCAGCTTCAGAAATTCGCTCAGTACCTTATCAGTGAGCTCCCTCAGCAG ATACTCCCCACAGCTCAGCGGCTCCTAGACGaactcctctcttcccagtcaaCAGCCATCAACACAGTCTGTGGAGCTCCAG ACCCTACAGCAGGGCCCTCAGCTTCAGAGCAGAGCACTTGGTATCTGGATGAGTCAACACTCACTGACAACATAAAGAAGACGTTGCATAAGTTCTGTGGCCCCTCTCCCGTGGTCTTCAG TGATGTAAACTCTATGTATCTGTCTTCCACGGAACCTCCTGCCGCTGCTGAATGGGCATGTCTGTTACGCCCTCTGAGGGGCCGAGAGCCTGAGGGTGTCTGGAACCTGCTCAGCATTGTTCGAGAGATGTTCAAGCGCAGGGACAGCAATGCTGCCCCTCTGCTGGAGATCCTCACTGACCAGTGCCTCACCTATGAACAG ATAACGGGCTGGTGGTACAGTGTGCGCACCTCAGCCTCACACAGCAGCGCCAGTGGTCACACAGGCCGCAGCAATGGGCAGTCAGAGGTAGCAGCCCACGCATGTGCAAGTATGTGTGATGAGATGGTCACACTGTGGAGGCTGGCCGTGCTGGACCCTGCCCTCAGCCCTCAGCG CCGCCGGGAACTGTGCGCTCAGCTGCGTCAGTGGCAGCTGAAGGTCATTGAGAATGTCAAGCGGGGACAGCACAAGAAGACCCTGGAGAGGCTCTTCCCTGGCTTCCGGCCAGCAGTGGAGGCCTGCTACTTTAACTGGGAAGAGGCCTACCCCCTTCCCGGTGTCACCTACAGTGGCACTGACCGGAAGTTGGCCCTGTGCTGGGCCCGGGCTCTGCCTGCTAGGTCCGGAGGCTCTCGATCTGGGGGCCTGGAAGAGTCCCGACCCCGACCTCTTCCTACTGAGCCAGCTGTGAGGCCCAAGGAACCTGGGGCCAAGCGCAAAGGATTGGGTGAGGGGGTCTCCTCACAACGGGGTCCCCGCCGCCTCTCTGCTGAAGGAGGAGATAAGGCTCTGCATAAGATGGGTGCAGGTGGGGGCAAGGCCAAGGTCCTGGGTGCCACCGGCAGCGGGGGCAAGAGCTCGTCAGGCAGTGGGGGCAAACGGCGGCTGAGCAGTGAAGACAGCTCCCTGGAACCAGACCTGGCAGAGATGAGCCTGGACGACAGCAGCCTGGCCCTGGGCGCAGAGGCCAGCACCTTTGGTGGATTTCCTGAGAGTCCCCCTCCCTGTCCTTCGGTTGGCTCCCGAGGACCTTCCACCTTCCTGCCCGAGCCCCCAGATACTTACGAGGAAGATGCTGGTGTGTACTTCTCAGAAGGACCTGAAcctcccacagcctctgctggcCGCCCTAGCCTGCTGCCCGGGGAGGTCTGTGCCCGAGATGACCTGCCTTCCACAGACGACAGTGGCAGTGGGCTCCACAAGACTACAGAAGCGGCTCCTGCAattggagaggaggaggatgactaCCAAGCGTATTACCTGAATGCTCAGGACGGGGCTGGAGGCGAGGAGGAGAAGGCcgagggtggggctggggaggagcaCGACCTGTTTGCTGGGCTGAAGCCACTGGAACAGGAGAGCCGAATGGAG GTGTTATTTGCCTGTGCTGAGGCCCTGCATGCCCATGGCTACAGCAGTGAGGCCTCCCGCCTCACCGTGGAGCTTGCCCAGGACCTGCTAGCCAACCCACCTGACCTCAAGGTAGAGCCGCCCCCTGCCAAG GGCAAGAAAAACAAGGTATCCACAAGCCGTCAGACCTGGGTGGCCACCAACACCCTTACCAAAGCAGCTTTCCTGTTGACCGTGCTCAGTGAGCGCCCAGAGCACCACAACCTGGCCTTTCGAGTTGGCATGTTTGCCTTGGAGCTCCAGCGGCCCCCTGCTTCCACCAAggccttggag GTAAAGTTGGCATATCAGGAATCTGAGGTGGCTGCTCTGCTCAAGAAGATCCCTCTGGGTCCCAGTGAAATGAGTACCATGCGGTGCCGGGCAGAGGAACTCCGGGAGGGCACACTCTGTGACTATCGGCCAGTGCTGCCCCTCATGTTGGCCAGCTTCATCTTTGATGTTCTCTGTGCTCCAG TGGTTTCTCCCACGGGTTCCCGGCCCCCAAGTCGCAACTGGAATAATGAGATGCCTGGAGATGAGGAGCTGGGATTTGAAGCGGCAGTTGCTGCCTTGG GCATGAAGACAACCGTGAGCGAGGCAGAACATCCCCTCCTCTGTGAAGGCACACGCCGGGAGAAGGGTGACCTGGCCTTAGCACTCATGATCACTTACAAGGATGACCAGGCCAAGCTCAAGAAG ATCTTAGACAAACTCTTGGACCGAGAAAGCCAGACACATAAGCCACAGACACTGAGTTCTTTCTACTCATCCAGCCGTCCGGCCACAGCCAACCAGAGATCTCCTTCAAAGCACGGGGCCCCAGCTGCGCCCGGGGCCCTGCAGCCTCTGACTTCAGGCTCGGCAGGGCCTGCTCAGGCAGGGAATGTGACCGGGGCTGGGCCAGGTCCCACTgagggcttcacagagaagagTGTGCCTG AAAGCTCCCCACATTCCCCCTGTGAGGGTCTCCCACCTGAGGCAGCTCTGACCCCACGGCCGGAGGGGAAGGTTCCTAGCCGCCTGGCTCTTGGCAGTCGTGGAGGCTATAATGGTCGAGGCTGGGGCTCCCCAGGGCGGCCCAAAAAGAAGCACACAG GCATGGCCAGCATTGACAGCAGTGCCCCTGAAACTACGTCGGACAGCTCTCCCACCCTAAGCCGAAGGCCGCTTCGAGGGGGCTGGGCCCCTACTTCCTGGGGTCGAGGACAAGATAGTGACAGCATTAGCAGCTCTTCCTCAGACTCCCTGGGCTCCTCATCCTCCAGTGGAAGCCGCCGGGCTAGTGCCAGTGGAGGGGCCCGGGCCAAGACGGTTGAAGTTGGCAG GTGTTACAAGGGCCGCCGCCCTGAGAGTCATGCCCCCCACGTACCCAATCAGCCGTCAGAGGCAGCTGCACACTTCTACTTCGAATTGGCGAAGACAGTTCTGATCAAGGCAGGGGGCAACAGCAGCACCTCCATTTTCACACATCCATCTTCCTCAGGAGGCCATCAGGGTCCTCACCGCAACCTGCACCTTTGCGCCTTTGAGATTGGGCTTTATGCCCTTGGCCTGCACAACTTTGTCTCTCCTAACTGGCTCTCCCGTACCTATTCTTCCCACGTGTCCTGGATTACAG GGCAGGCAATGGAGATCGGCAGTGCAGCCCTGACTATACTGGTGGAATGCTGGGATGGGCATCTGACACCTCCTGAGGTTGCTTCACTGGCTGATAGAGCATCACGGGCACGAGACTCCAACATGGTGAGGGCAGCGGCAGAGCTGGCTCTAAGCTGCCTGCCTCATGCCCATGCCCTGAACCCCAATGAAATTCAACGAGCCTTGGTGCAGTGCAAGGAACAG GATAACCTCATGTTGGAGAAGGCCTGCATGGCAGTGGAAGAGGCAGCCAAGGGTGGGGGTGTATACCCTGAAGTGCTGTTTGAGGTTGCTCACCAGTGGTTCTGGCTCTATGAACAGACCGCAGGCGGCTCATCCACAGCCCGTGAAGGGGCTGCAAGCTGCAGCGGCAGTGGGATGAGggctgctggggaggctgggcGGGGGCTGCCCGAGGGCAGGGGTGCCCCAGGGACTGAACCTGTTACAGTGGCTgcagcagcagtgacagcagcagccacagtggtTCCAGTCATCTCAGTGGGGTCCAGTTTATACCCAGGTCCAGGCCTGGGGCACGGTCACTCCCCGGGCCTGCACCCCTACACTGCTCTCCAGCCTCACCTGCCCTGCAGCCCGCAGTACCTCACTCACCCCGCCCACCCCGCCCACCCCATGCCTCACATGCCCCGGCCTGCCGTCTTCCCTGTGCCCAGCTCTGCATACCCACAG GGTGTGCATCCTGCATTCCTGGGGGCTCAGTACCCCTACTCAGTGACTCCTCCCTCACTTGCTGCCACTGCTGTAACTTTCCCTGTCCCTTCTATGGCTCCCATCACAGTCCATCCCTACCACACAGAGCCAGGGCTCCCACTGCCAACCAGTGTGGCCTGTGAGTTTCTGGGACAGGGAGCAG TGAGCAGTGTCCACCCGGCATCCACGTTTCCAGCCATCCAGGGTGCCTCACTGCCGGCTCTGACCACGCAGCCCAGCCCTCTGGTAAGCGGAGGTTTTCCACCGCCCGAGGAGgagacacacagccagccagtcagTCCACACAGCCTGCACCACCTGCATGCTGCTTACCGTGTTG GGATGCTGGCACTGGAGATGCTGGGTCGCCGGGCACACAACGATCACCCCAACAACTTCTCCCGCTCCCCCCCCTACACAGACGATGTCAAATGGTTGCTGGGGCTGGCAGCAAAGCTGG GAGATCGTCATGGAGACGCTGCAGCGGCTGAACCCCATTCATGCCCACAACCATCTTCGAGCCCCGGCCTTCCACCAGCTGGTGCAGCGCTGtcagcaggcatacatgcag TACATCCATCACCGCTTAATTCATCTGACCCCTGCCGACTACGACGACTTTGTGAATGCGATCCGCAGTGCCCGCAGCGCCTTCTGCCTGACCCCCATGGGCATGATGCAGTTCAACGACATCCTGCAGAACCTCAAGCGCAGCAAACAGACCAAGGAGCTGTGGCAGCGGGTCTCTCTCGAGATAACCACCTTCTCCCCCTGAGTCTGGCCCCTCTAGGGCCCTATGTAGGGACGCAGGCCTGTGGCTATGGGGGCCCCTCCCACAGAGGGAGTGACTCTTGGCTGGACAGATCATCCCCACTCAATTCcctggtagcccagactggcagcTGCTCTTGGGCTGTAGCTTGGGGCCAAGATGTCTCAGACCTTAGAAGCTTAGGGCTGGGGGAGACAGCCTTGTCTGGGAGAGGGCGTTGGGTGGCCTCTGGTATTTATTtggcatttataaatatataa